One stretch of Clavibacter californiensis DNA includes these proteins:
- a CDS encoding PP2C family protein-serine/threonine phosphatase, giving the protein MIAATVRAALRVASTSPDPGRTLAVVDRAVESDLGANDGFVALLHLRLDAQSGDIALVDAGHGLTVVCRANGSRGPIPSPDLPPGVLGTQRWLPSTVRLEPGDMLRVCGDGALDRFDGTIASKDLPARTAMDADRAGVAGVAGVAAVAAVAAVAAVAAVAAVANIIRLVAETTPPDDVTVVAIRRLPCTTARRPPPGTRDKGRRRIGRPARAATTDARTRGCPASRGDRTS; this is encoded by the coding sequence ATGATCGCGGCCACCGTGCGTGCCGCGCTACGGGTCGCATCGACGTCGCCGGATCCGGGGCGGACGCTCGCCGTGGTCGACCGCGCCGTCGAATCCGACCTCGGCGCAAACGACGGGTTCGTCGCGCTCCTGCATCTCCGGCTCGACGCGCAGAGCGGCGACATCGCGCTGGTCGACGCCGGCCACGGCCTCACCGTCGTCTGCCGTGCTAACGGTTCCCGCGGACCCATCCCGTCGCCGGACCTCCCGCCCGGCGTCCTGGGCACTCAGCGGTGGTTGCCGTCGACGGTGCGGCTGGAACCCGGCGACATGCTCCGCGTGTGCGGCGACGGCGCGCTCGACCGCTTCGACGGGACCATCGCGTCGAAGGATCTCCCCGCGCGGACTGCGATGGACGCCGACCGCGCTGGTGTCGCTGGTGTCGCTGGTGTCGCGGCTGTCGCGGCTGTCGCGGCTGTCGCGGCTGTCGCGGCTGTCGCGGCTGTCGCGAACATCATCCGCCTCGTCGCGGAGACCACGCCCCCGGATGACGTCACGGTCGTGGCGATCCGCCGACTGCCCTGCACGACAGCTCGCCGACCACCCCCTGGCACACGCGACAAGGGCCGGCGCCGCATCGGACGCCCAGCGCGTGCCGCGACGACGGACGCCCGGACGCGCGGATGCCCGGCCTCTCGAGGAGACCGGACATCGTGA
- the erpA gene encoding iron-sulfur cluster insertion protein ErpA produces MTDTTLTETAQAAHRVGLTDTAASKVKSLLQQEGREDLRLRVAVQPGGCSGLIYQLYFDERELDGDATVDFDGVEVIVDKMSVPYLDGATIDFEDTIQKQGFTIDNPNAGGSCACGDSFH; encoded by the coding sequence ATGACCGACACCACGCTGACCGAGACCGCCCAGGCGGCCCACCGCGTCGGACTCACGGACACCGCGGCGAGCAAGGTCAAGAGCCTGCTCCAGCAGGAGGGCCGCGAGGACCTCCGCCTCCGCGTCGCCGTCCAGCCCGGCGGCTGCTCTGGCCTCATCTACCAGCTCTACTTCGACGAGCGCGAGCTCGACGGCGACGCCACGGTCGACTTCGACGGGGTCGAGGTCATCGTCGACAAGATGAGCGTCCCGTACCTCGACGGCGCCACCATCGACTTCGAGGACACCATCCAGAAGCAGGGCTTCACCATCGACAACCCGAACGCCGGCGGGTCGTGCGCGTGCGGGGACTCGTTCCACTGA
- the ctaC gene encoding aa3-type cytochrome oxidase subunit II, which produces MRFTRRQRWLTIPVALGISVLLAGCTQQQLQGFLPTEPGTTNHVDSVIGLWVTAWIVLLAVGVLTWGLTIWAAVVYRRRKGQTGLPVQMRYNMPIEIFYTIVPLILVLGFFAFTAKDQAAIEARFDKPEVKVQVFGKQWAWDFNYLGGETEAGQPIEGGAYEQGVQAVDDPNGPQGSIDKDKLPTLYLPVNTKVELELNTRDTLHSFWVVDFLYKKDLISGKTNYMTFIPEKEGTYMGKCAELCGEYHSLMLFQVKVVSVDEYNAYIETQKAAGFEGDLGKDYDRLQNLPGTDVPATTESSEK; this is translated from the coding sequence GTGCGCTTCACTCGCCGTCAACGTTGGCTGACGATCCCCGTCGCCCTGGGCATCTCGGTACTCCTCGCGGGGTGCACGCAGCAGCAGCTCCAGGGCTTCCTGCCGACGGAGCCGGGCACGACCAACCACGTCGACTCGGTCATCGGCCTGTGGGTCACCGCCTGGATCGTCCTCCTCGCGGTGGGCGTCCTCACCTGGGGCCTCACCATCTGGGCCGCGGTCGTGTACCGCCGCCGGAAGGGCCAGACCGGCCTCCCCGTGCAGATGCGCTACAACATGCCGATCGAGATCTTCTACACGATCGTGCCGCTGATCCTCGTCCTCGGCTTCTTCGCCTTCACCGCGAAGGACCAGGCCGCGATCGAGGCCCGCTTCGACAAGCCCGAGGTCAAGGTCCAGGTCTTCGGCAAGCAGTGGGCCTGGGACTTCAACTACCTCGGCGGCGAGACCGAGGCCGGCCAGCCCATCGAGGGCGGCGCGTACGAGCAGGGCGTCCAGGCGGTCGACGACCCGAACGGTCCCCAGGGATCCATCGACAAGGACAAGCTCCCGACGCTGTACCTGCCGGTCAACACCAAGGTCGAGCTCGAGCTCAACACCCGCGACACGCTGCACTCCTTCTGGGTCGTGGACTTCCTGTACAAGAAGGACCTCATCTCGGGCAAGACGAACTACATGACGTTCATCCCGGAGAAGGAGGGGACGTACATGGGCAAGTGCGCCGAGCTCTGCGGCGAGTACCACTCCCTCATGCTGTTCCAGGTGAAGGTCGTCTCCGTCGACGAGTACAACGCCTACATCGAGACGCAGAAGGCCGCCGGCTTCGAGGGAGACCTCGGCAAGGACTACGACCGCCTGCAGAACCTCCCCGGTACCGACGTGCCGGCCACCACCGAGTCGTCCGAGAAGTAG
- a CDS encoding cytochrome c oxidase subunit 4 produces the protein MRANRNLFYVLAVFFVLAAGAYTVWHVIDTGQVEWVGTLAIALSGALAGFIGFFVARLYAAQNGELPEDRSDANVDDGDPELGFFSPWSWWPVILAASAASVFLGLAVGIWIAIIGGGLAIIALVGWTYEYYRGYFAR, from the coding sequence GTGCGCGCCAATAGGAACCTCTTCTACGTCCTCGCGGTCTTCTTCGTCCTCGCGGCGGGCGCGTACACGGTGTGGCATGTCATCGACACCGGTCAGGTCGAGTGGGTCGGCACGCTGGCCATCGCTCTCTCGGGCGCCCTGGCGGGCTTCATCGGATTCTTCGTCGCCCGGCTCTACGCCGCCCAGAACGGGGAGCTCCCGGAGGACCGCAGCGACGCCAACGTCGACGACGGCGATCCGGAGCTGGGCTTCTTCAGCCCCTGGAGCTGGTGGCCCGTCATCCTCGCGGCTAGCGCGGCCTCGGTGTTCCTCGGTCTCGCCGTAGGCATCTGGATCGCGATCATCGGCGGCGGGCTCGCCATCATCGCGCTCGTAGGCTGGACCTACGAGTACTACCGCGGCTACTTCGCGCGCTGA
- a CDS encoding dipeptidase yields MTPPDTSADAVTAPDQEVVDRLAAAVAGGLPSTIAELSALVRIPSVSWPAFDPTHVAASADAVAGLLAGLGVFDDVSVHRATTPSGDDGQPAVLATRAARNGKPTVLLYAHHDVQPPGADEHWETPPFEPTLRGDRLHGRGASDDKAGIMTHVAAIRALVEAEGDDLDLGLAVFIEGEEEAGSRSFSDFLATHHDALAADVIVVADSDNWDVDTPSITIALRGNVTFRLTVRTLDHASHSGMFGGAVPDAMMAAVRLLDSLWDERGSVAVAGLTSTDMDTPAYDDARLAEEAALLPGVSAVGTGPILTRLWAQPSITVTGIDAPSVANASNTLLPEVSVRISARIAPGQTAADAYRALEAHVERNRPFGAHVEISDVDQGDPFLVDTTGWAMAEATAAMTAGWGRAPVQAGIGGSIPFIADLVEAFPSAQILVTGVEDPDTRAHSPNESQHLGVLRRAILSEAVLLSRIARRS; encoded by the coding sequence ATGACGCCTCCCGACACCTCCGCAGACGCCGTGACCGCACCGGACCAGGAGGTCGTCGACCGGCTCGCCGCCGCCGTCGCGGGAGGGCTGCCCAGCACGATCGCCGAGCTCTCGGCGCTCGTGCGCATCCCCTCCGTCTCCTGGCCGGCCTTCGATCCGACGCACGTCGCCGCCAGCGCGGACGCCGTGGCAGGGCTCCTCGCCGGGCTCGGCGTCTTCGACGACGTCTCCGTGCACCGCGCCACGACACCCTCGGGCGACGACGGGCAGCCCGCGGTCCTCGCCACGCGCGCCGCGCGGAACGGCAAGCCCACGGTGCTCCTCTACGCCCACCACGACGTGCAGCCCCCCGGAGCGGACGAGCACTGGGAGACGCCGCCCTTCGAGCCGACCCTCCGCGGCGACCGCCTGCACGGGCGCGGGGCCTCCGACGACAAGGCCGGCATCATGACGCACGTGGCGGCCATCCGCGCGCTCGTCGAGGCGGAGGGCGACGACCTCGACCTCGGCCTCGCCGTCTTCATCGAGGGTGAGGAGGAGGCCGGATCCCGCTCCTTCTCCGACTTCCTCGCCACGCACCACGACGCCCTCGCCGCCGACGTCATCGTGGTCGCCGACAGCGACAACTGGGACGTCGACACCCCCTCCATCACGATCGCCCTCCGCGGCAACGTCACGTTCCGCCTCACGGTGCGCACGCTCGACCACGCGTCGCACTCCGGCATGTTCGGCGGCGCCGTCCCCGACGCGATGATGGCGGCCGTCCGTCTCCTCGACTCCCTGTGGGACGAGCGAGGATCCGTCGCCGTCGCGGGCCTCACCTCGACCGACATGGACACGCCGGCTTACGACGACGCGCGCCTCGCCGAGGAGGCGGCGCTGCTGCCCGGCGTCTCCGCGGTGGGCACCGGCCCGATCCTCACCCGCCTCTGGGCGCAGCCCTCCATCACCGTCACGGGCATCGACGCGCCCTCCGTCGCGAACGCGAGCAACACGCTCCTCCCGGAGGTGTCCGTCCGCATCAGCGCGCGCATCGCCCCCGGCCAGACGGCCGCGGACGCGTACCGCGCCCTCGAGGCGCACGTAGAGCGGAACCGTCCCTTCGGCGCGCACGTCGAGATCAGCGACGTCGACCAGGGCGATCCCTTCCTGGTCGACACGACGGGCTGGGCCATGGCCGAGGCCACCGCCGCCATGACCGCCGGCTGGGGCCGCGCGCCCGTGCAGGCCGGCATCGGCGGATCCATCCCCTTCATCGCCGACCTCGTCGAGGCGTTCCCGTCCGCCCAGATCCTGGTGACAGGCGTCGAGGACCCGGACACGCGCGCCCACAGCCCGAACGAGTCGCAGCACCTGGGCGTGCTGCGGCGCGCGATCCTCAGCGAGGCCGTCCTGCTGTCGCGCATCGCGCGCCGCAGCTGA
- a CDS encoding GNAT family N-acetyltransferase produces MVDIRHAQATDGNAVFALCQQLDMINAPATRDDFDVTFFHILRATKDEGRDVLLVAEEAGAVVGYAYLVVSRLLYAGGLSAHLEELVVDAGARSGGTGSALVRAVERLCADRGVGQITMSTRRAGEFYKRLGYQRTAEFYKKLLR; encoded by the coding sequence ATGGTCGACATCCGGCACGCGCAGGCAACCGACGGGAACGCGGTCTTCGCGCTCTGCCAGCAGCTCGACATGATCAACGCTCCGGCTACCCGCGACGACTTCGACGTCACCTTCTTCCACATCCTCCGGGCCACCAAGGACGAGGGGCGGGACGTCCTCCTCGTCGCGGAAGAGGCGGGCGCGGTCGTCGGATACGCGTACCTCGTAGTGAGCCGCCTGCTCTACGCGGGCGGATTGAGCGCCCACCTCGAGGAGCTCGTCGTCGACGCCGGAGCCAGGAGCGGGGGCACGGGCTCCGCTCTCGTGCGGGCCGTGGAGCGGCTCTGTGCCGATCGGGGCGTCGGGCAGATCACCATGAGCACGCGACGTGCCGGGGAGTTCTACAAGCGCCTGGGATACCAGCGCACTGCCGAGTTCTACAAGAAGCTCCTGCGCTAG
- a CDS encoding quinone-dependent dihydroorotate dehydrogenase, whose amino-acid sequence MYPLLFRTVLSRMDPEDAHHLASTAIALLPSSGLGWIARRLTAPDPSLAVDALGLRFPSPFGVAAGFDKDAQAVLGLGQLGFGHVEVGTVTAEAQPGNPRPRLFRLIEDRAVINRMGFNNGGAAALADRLRRLRSRRDRPVIGVNIGKTRAVAVDDAVADYVRSARLVAPVADYLAVNVSSPNTPGLRGLQEIELLRPLLTSIRDAAEGVPVLVKIAPDLQDAEVERIAELATELGLAGVIATNTTLSRADLRTDAAVVEAAGAGGLSGAPLAPRALEVLRILRRALPAESCVISVGGVDTAEDVQARLDAGATLVQGYTAFLYRGPLWARSVNAGLARIRRTR is encoded by the coding sequence ATGTATCCCCTCCTCTTCCGCACGGTCCTGTCGCGCATGGACCCGGAGGACGCCCACCACCTCGCGTCCACGGCCATCGCCCTCCTCCCGTCGTCCGGCCTCGGCTGGATCGCCCGGCGGCTGACGGCGCCGGATCCGTCGCTCGCGGTCGACGCCCTCGGCCTCCGCTTCCCGTCCCCGTTCGGCGTCGCCGCGGGCTTCGACAAGGACGCGCAGGCCGTGCTCGGCCTCGGCCAGCTGGGTTTCGGCCACGTCGAGGTCGGCACCGTCACGGCCGAGGCGCAGCCGGGCAACCCGCGACCGCGCCTGTTCCGCCTGATCGAGGACCGCGCCGTCATCAACCGCATGGGCTTCAACAACGGGGGAGCGGCCGCTCTCGCCGACCGGCTCCGTCGCCTGCGGTCCCGGCGCGACCGGCCCGTCATCGGCGTCAACATCGGCAAGACCCGCGCCGTGGCCGTCGACGACGCCGTCGCCGACTACGTCCGGTCCGCGCGCCTCGTCGCCCCGGTCGCCGACTACCTCGCGGTCAACGTCAGCTCGCCGAACACGCCGGGGCTCCGCGGGCTGCAGGAGATCGAGCTGCTCCGGCCCCTCCTCACGAGCATCCGCGACGCCGCGGAGGGCGTGCCGGTGCTCGTGAAGATCGCGCCCGACCTGCAGGACGCCGAGGTCGAGCGGATCGCCGAGCTCGCCACGGAGCTGGGCCTCGCGGGCGTCATCGCCACGAACACCACGCTGTCCCGCGCGGATCTGCGCACGGACGCCGCGGTCGTCGAGGCGGCAGGCGCGGGCGGGCTGTCGGGGGCGCCGCTCGCCCCGCGCGCGCTCGAGGTGCTCCGGATCCTGCGCCGCGCGCTGCCCGCCGAGTCGTGCGTCATCTCCGTCGGCGGCGTGGACACGGCGGAGGACGTGCAGGCACGGCTCGACGCCGGCGCCACCCTGGTGCAGGGCTACACGGCCTTCCTCTACCGCGGTCCGCTCTGGGCGAGGTCGGTCAACGCCGGCCTCGCGCGGATCCGCCGCACACGGTGA
- a CDS encoding flavin reductase family protein codes for MDAHPATTLAEAPGQAAFRTAFRRHAAGVAVVTTRDPQGSPVGFTATSLASVSADPPLASFSLARTASSAAAIAAADHVAIHVLGARDRHLAERLSGPASERFAGDHWSTGPHGLPVLAGGTALLVARIVERVHVHDAIVVIVRIEDGGAGVEDEPLVYHARRYLRPGAEA; via the coding sequence ATGGACGCGCACCCCGCCACCACGCTCGCCGAGGCCCCGGGCCAGGCCGCCTTCCGCACCGCGTTCCGGCGCCATGCCGCGGGCGTCGCGGTCGTCACGACCCGCGATCCCCAGGGCTCCCCCGTCGGCTTCACCGCGACATCGCTCGCCTCCGTGTCGGCGGATCCGCCGCTCGCCAGCTTCAGCCTGGCGCGCACGGCGTCGAGCGCCGCCGCGATCGCCGCCGCGGACCACGTCGCGATCCACGTGCTCGGCGCGCGCGACCGGCACCTCGCCGAGCGCCTCAGCGGCCCGGCATCCGAGCGCTTCGCCGGCGACCACTGGTCGACCGGCCCGCACGGCCTGCCCGTGCTCGCGGGCGGGACGGCGCTCCTCGTCGCCCGGATCGTCGAGCGGGTCCATGTGCACGACGCGATCGTCGTGATCGTGCGGATCGAGGACGGTGGAGCGGGCGTGGAGGACGAGCCGCTCGTCTACCACGCGCGCCGCTACCTCCGGCCGGGCGCCGAGGCCTGA
- the ctaD gene encoding aa3-type cytochrome oxidase subunit I, whose protein sequence is MTSTLNRPTAIPAGQAKVLEDSGKAERRGNVVVNWITSTDHKTIGYLYLITSFLYFCLGGVMALVIRAQLFEPGLHVVETKEQYNQLFTMHGTIMLLMFATPLFAGFANVLMPLQIGAPDVAFPRLNAFAYWLFNFGSLIAVAGFLTPAGAASFGWFAYAPLSSTTFSPGLGGNLWVMGLALSGFGTILGAVNFVTTIITMRAPGMTMFRMPIFTWNILVTSILVLMAFPVLAAALFGLGADRIFDAHIYDPANGGAILWQHLFWFFGHPEVYIIALPFFGIVSEVFPVFSRKPIFGYKTLVYATISIAALSVTVWAHHMYVTGSVLLPFFSLMTMLIAVPTGVKIFNWIGTMWRGSVTFETPMLWAIGFLITFTFGGLTGVILASPPLDFHVSDTYFVVAHFHYVVFGTVVFAMFSGFYFWWPKWTGKMLNERLGKVHFWLLFVGFHTTFLIQHWLGVMGMPRRYATYQPEDDFTWMNQLSTIGAGILALSMIPFFLNVWITARTAPRVTVNDPWGYGRSLEWATSCPPPRHNFTSIPRIRSEAPAFDLNHPEAGIPVGIGPAKDAPDAATYDISSDKVK, encoded by the coding sequence GTGACATCGACACTCAACCGTCCCACCGCGATCCCCGCGGGACAGGCGAAGGTCCTCGAGGACTCCGGCAAGGCCGAACGGCGTGGGAACGTCGTCGTCAACTGGATCACCTCCACGGACCACAAGACCATCGGGTACCTGTACCTCATCACCTCGTTCCTCTACTTCTGCCTCGGCGGCGTGATGGCCCTTGTGATCCGCGCGCAGCTCTTCGAGCCGGGCCTGCACGTCGTGGAGACGAAGGAGCAGTACAACCAGCTCTTCACCATGCACGGCACGATCATGCTGCTGATGTTCGCGACGCCGCTCTTCGCCGGCTTCGCCAACGTGCTCATGCCGCTGCAGATCGGCGCTCCTGACGTCGCGTTCCCGCGCCTCAACGCCTTCGCGTACTGGCTGTTCAACTTCGGGTCGCTCATCGCGGTCGCCGGTTTCCTCACCCCGGCCGGCGCGGCATCGTTCGGCTGGTTCGCCTACGCGCCGCTGTCGAGTACGACGTTCTCGCCAGGGTTGGGAGGCAATCTCTGGGTCATGGGCCTCGCGCTCAGCGGCTTCGGCACCATCCTCGGCGCGGTCAACTTCGTCACGACCATCATCACGATGCGCGCACCCGGCATGACCATGTTCCGCATGCCGATCTTCACGTGGAACATCCTCGTGACGTCGATCCTCGTCCTCATGGCGTTCCCGGTCCTCGCGGCCGCGCTCTTCGGCCTCGGTGCCGACCGCATATTCGACGCGCACATCTACGACCCCGCGAACGGCGGCGCCATCCTCTGGCAGCACCTCTTCTGGTTCTTCGGGCACCCCGAGGTGTACATCATCGCGCTGCCGTTCTTCGGCATCGTGTCGGAGGTCTTCCCGGTCTTCAGCCGCAAGCCGATCTTCGGCTACAAGACCCTCGTGTACGCGACCATCTCCATCGCGGCCCTCTCGGTCACGGTGTGGGCGCACCACATGTACGTCACCGGATCCGTCCTCCTGCCGTTCTTCTCGCTCATGACCATGCTCATCGCGGTCCCCACCGGCGTGAAGATCTTCAACTGGATCGGCACGATGTGGCGTGGCTCGGTCACGTTCGAGACGCCCATGCTGTGGGCCATCGGATTCCTCATCACGTTCACGTTCGGCGGCCTCACGGGCGTCATCCTGGCGTCGCCCCCGCTCGACTTCCACGTGTCCGACACGTACTTCGTCGTGGCGCACTTCCACTACGTCGTGTTCGGCACCGTCGTGTTCGCCATGTTCTCCGGCTTCTACTTCTGGTGGCCGAAGTGGACGGGCAAGATGCTCAACGAGCGACTCGGCAAGGTCCACTTCTGGCTGCTCTTCGTCGGCTTCCACACGACGTTCCTCATCCAGCACTGGCTGGGCGTCATGGGCATGCCGCGTCGTTACGCGACGTACCAGCCCGAGGACGACTTCACGTGGATGAACCAGCTGTCCACCATCGGCGCCGGCATCCTCGCGCTGTCGATGATCCCGTTCTTCCTGAACGTCTGGATCACCGCGCGCACCGCTCCGCGCGTCACCGTGAACGACCCGTGGGGCTACGGCCGCTCGCTCGAGTGGGCGACCTCCTGCCCGCCGCCGCGGCACAACTTCACGTCCATCCCGCGGATCCGCTCGGAGGCCCCGGCCTTCGACCTCAACCACCCCGAGGCGGGCATCCCCGTGGGAATCGGTCCGGCCAAGGACGCCCCCGATGCCGCGACCTACGACATCTCCAGCGACAAGGTGAAGTGA
- the nrdR gene encoding transcriptional regulator NrdR, whose translation MFCPFCRHPDSRVVDSRTSDDGLSIRRRRQCPECGRRFSTTETASLSVIKRNGVVEPFSREKIVTGVRKACQGRPVTDTDLAVLAQRVEEAIRATGASQIEANDIGLSILPPLRELDEVAYLRFASVYQGFDSLDDFESAIAQLRVAHAATPDADAL comes from the coding sequence ATGTTCTGCCCCTTCTGCCGCCACCCCGACTCCCGCGTCGTCGACTCCCGCACGAGCGACGACGGCCTGTCGATCCGCCGGCGCCGGCAGTGCCCCGAGTGCGGCCGCCGCTTCAGCACCACCGAGACCGCGAGCCTCAGCGTGATCAAGCGCAACGGCGTCGTGGAGCCGTTCAGCCGGGAGAAGATCGTGACCGGCGTCCGGAAGGCCTGCCAGGGGCGTCCCGTGACGGACACCGACCTCGCGGTCCTCGCGCAGCGGGTGGAGGAGGCGATCCGGGCCACCGGCGCGTCGCAGATCGAGGCCAACGACATCGGCCTGTCGATCCTGCCGCCGCTGCGCGAGCTGGACGAGGTCGCGTACCTCCGGTTCGCCAGCGTCTACCAGGGCTTCGACTCGCTCGACGACTTCGAGTCGGCCATCGCGCAGCTCCGCGTGGCGCACGCCGCGACCCCCGACGCGGACGCACTCTGA
- a CDS encoding DUF3043 domain-containing protein, whose translation MAKQHTPAETPAETSAPAPVDGRTADGKKGPTPTRREREAANLRPLVPQDRKLAAQQAKEKAREARARANAGMAAGDERYLPVRDKGPQKRFARDVVDARWSVGELLLPVMGVVVVLTFVLPNLSAIPLLSIYVFVIAAIIDAYFTGRRVRAAIVARVGADRVERGIRWYTGMRTIQMRPMRLPKPQVKRREKVTFS comes from the coding sequence GTGGCGAAGCAGCACACCCCCGCAGAGACCCCCGCCGAGACGAGCGCCCCGGCGCCCGTCGACGGCCGCACGGCCGACGGGAAGAAGGGCCCCACCCCGACTCGTCGGGAGCGGGAGGCCGCGAACCTCCGCCCGCTCGTGCCCCAGGACCGCAAGCTCGCGGCGCAGCAGGCCAAGGAGAAGGCGCGCGAGGCGCGCGCCCGGGCCAACGCGGGCATGGCCGCCGGCGACGAGCGCTACCTGCCCGTCCGCGACAAGGGCCCGCAGAAGCGGTTCGCCCGCGACGTGGTGGACGCACGCTGGAGCGTCGGCGAGCTGCTGCTCCCCGTGATGGGCGTCGTCGTCGTGCTCACCTTCGTGCTGCCGAACCTGTCGGCGATCCCGCTGCTGTCGATCTACGTGTTCGTCATCGCCGCGATCATCGACGCCTACTTCACCGGACGCCGCGTACGGGCAGCCATCGTCGCCCGCGTCGGCGCCGATCGCGTCGAGCGCGGGATCCGGTGGTACACGGGGATGCGCACGATCCAGATGCGGCCGATGCGCCTGCCCAAGCCCCAGGTGAAGCGGCGCGAGAAGGTCACCTTCAGCTGA
- the hisD gene encoding histidinol dehydrogenase has translation MRIQDLRGTTPSTADLLDLLPRPVTDVAVALDVARELVEDVRTRGSAALLDQAERLDRVRPRSLRVPTDAIAAAVDDLDPAVRAALEEAIRRVRLGSAAQVPPETTTTVVPGGTIVQRWQPVRRVGLYVPGGKAVYPSSVVMNVVAAQVAGVASIALASPAQAAHGGSVHPVILGAAGLLGVDEVYSMGGAGAIGAFAHGVPDLGLEPVDVVTGPGNIYVAAAKRVVRGVTGIDSEAGTTEILVIADAHADPRLVAADLVSQAEHDEMAASVLVTDSPELARAVDAEVEALAATTGHSARVGQALTGPQSAILVVDDLVTAARYSDAYGPEHLSVQTADPDALLAHLHSAGAIFLGPHSPVSLGDYLAGSNHVLPTGGQARFGSGLGAYTFLRPQQVVRYDADALREAEPMIVALSQAEDLPAHGDAVTARLTP, from the coding sequence ATGCGCATCCAGGACCTCCGCGGCACCACGCCCAGCACCGCCGACCTGCTCGACCTCCTCCCGCGTCCGGTCACCGACGTGGCCGTCGCGCTCGACGTCGCGCGCGAGCTCGTGGAGGACGTGCGCACCCGGGGGAGCGCGGCCCTGCTCGATCAGGCGGAGCGGCTCGACCGGGTCCGTCCGAGGTCGCTGCGCGTGCCCACCGACGCGATCGCCGCCGCCGTCGACGACCTCGACCCCGCCGTCCGCGCCGCGCTCGAGGAGGCCATCCGCCGCGTCCGCCTCGGCTCCGCCGCGCAGGTCCCGCCGGAGACCACCACCACGGTCGTCCCCGGCGGCACCATCGTCCAGCGCTGGCAGCCCGTCCGCCGCGTCGGCCTCTACGTGCCCGGTGGCAAGGCCGTCTACCCGTCGAGCGTCGTGATGAACGTGGTCGCCGCGCAGGTCGCGGGCGTCGCGAGCATCGCCCTCGCCTCGCCCGCGCAGGCGGCGCACGGCGGATCCGTGCACCCCGTCATCCTCGGCGCCGCTGGCCTGCTCGGCGTCGACGAGGTCTACTCGATGGGCGGCGCGGGGGCCATCGGGGCCTTCGCGCACGGCGTCCCGGACCTCGGCCTCGAGCCCGTCGACGTCGTCACGGGCCCCGGCAACATCTACGTCGCGGCCGCCAAGCGCGTCGTCCGCGGCGTCACCGGGATCGACTCCGAGGCCGGCACGACCGAGATCCTCGTCATCGCCGACGCGCACGCCGATCCCCGCCTCGTGGCCGCCGACCTCGTCAGCCAGGCCGAGCACGACGAGATGGCGGCCTCCGTCCTCGTGACCGACTCGCCGGAGCTCGCGCGCGCGGTCGACGCCGAGGTCGAGGCCCTGGCGGCGACCACGGGTCACTCGGCCCGCGTCGGCCAGGCGCTCACCGGACCGCAGTCGGCGATCCTCGTCGTCGACGACCTCGTCACGGCCGCGCGCTACAGCGACGCATACGGCCCCGAGCACCTCTCCGTCCAGACCGCCGACCCGGACGCCCTGCTCGCGCACCTGCACAGCGCCGGCGCGATCTTCCTGGGCCCGCACTCGCCGGTGAGCCTCGGCGACTACCTCGCCGGATCCAACCACGTCCTCCCCACGGGCGGCCAGGCGCGCTTCGGCTCGGGCCTCGGCGCGTACACGTTCCTCCGCCCGCAGCAGGTGGTGCGCTACGACGCCGATGCGCTGCGTGAGGCCGAGCCGATGATCGTCGCGCTCAGCCAAGCCGAGGACCTGCCCGCGCACGGCGACGCGGTGACGGCGCGCCTCACGCCCTGA